CCCTCAACCCATTCTTGTCAAGGAGGAGTCTAATAATGAATTGATTGATGGAGATGAGAACTCCGTTGAAGATGGAGAAGGGGAAAAACTCATGGTAGATACCAAACATGAGCTTCGAGGATATTTAAATGTTGAAGGGAGCTCAAAGGTGGGAGAATTTGATGACGATGATGAACGTACCTGATCACCAATCCCTATGACCAGGAGGATAGACTACCATACCAAGAAGTAAGGAAAGATTTGAAACCTTTTCCACCTCATGTCAAATATGTATTCCTTGATGAGGACAATAAATTTTTAGTGATAGTTGCAACTAATCTCTCcaatcaagaagaacaaaaactTCTTGAAGTTATCCGGAAGTACAAGAAGGCGATTGTGATAGAGGGTGCGAGAAAGAGCTGGGAGAGACGATATTGTGAGGGTTCTCAGTGATGAAGTTGAAGATGGATTAATGTTTGAGGTTCTCATCACAATGTGAGTGAATGTTGAAAGTGAGGGTTGAGGGTTCTCACTTTTCAATAGGATTCGTagttctaaaaaaaattaaagtgtttgtagaaaaaaattagcgaaaaattaaattttttgtgtgaACTATATTACTACGCTTTTTTAGGGTGTCCAAATAATTAGAGGATATGGACACGCTTTGAAAATGTGACTGTAAAAAACAAACTAGCCACGCTTCAAAAGCATGCCTGTTTTTCTGTATGGCCATGTTTTTGAAGCATGACAAAAAAAAGTGTGACCAAATCATTAATCAATCGTCACTCTCATAAAAGTGTGTCTGTTTTTTCTCTATAACAAGAAAAAGCGTGGTCAAATCTCTAATCAATGGTCACTCTCGTAAAAGCTTGGTCATTGACCATTTTTGGCCATGCTTTTAAAGTGTGATGAGAAAAAAGTGTGGTGATAAGTTTTTTTCactttagtatttttatattttgtttgatgataaattagaataaatcgtgaatgtttaatttattttcattttttatttcaaaaaatttgaagaaaaaatataataataaaacatataattacagaaaattaataaaaataaaaaaataaaaaataagttgtatcTCTTATTAATATTTCTGTGTCTTTTCTATTAAAattgatatataatattataatacactaatttaatatttttaaacacaatatttttgtttatattttatctGTCAAATACAATTATGTGTTTCTATATTCCAGTTTGAGTATCTCATGCCAATAAACAAACACTCCCTATAATAAGTTCCGTCAAGAATTGACAACACACAAAGTTCGAAAAAGATTTATTAATCACATTAATTAGACGGATCCATCCTTCACATGTATGTTCGTTTAGAGCTAGTACGTATACTAATTCAGAAGGTAACCATTATTTAATGGGAGTTGGTTCAGCTTCCACATTTCTATATATAGTGTCGGGGTCTATGTTTGATTTGATCATATATATTGAGGCATTCAATTGTAATAGAGCGAAAGAGTGAAACGaataaaagggaaagaaaaataatggaCGTAGCGCATGTACTGCACATGAATGGAGGCGATGGAGAAGCAAGCTATGCAAGAAACTCCTTTCTtcaggtatatatatatatatatatatatatatatatatatatatatatatatatatatatatatatatgtgtgtgtgtgtgtgtgtgtgtggaaAATCAAGAGTAAACTATTTAACTCATCTTAATGAATGGTGAGGTATTATAGATTGACCCATATTGCTGAGATGGAATAAAATGACTGTTTTGTTTGCGCCATACAGCGAAAGGTGATTTGCTTGACAAAAGGGATGAGAGAGGAAGCCATAAGGAAGGTGTATTGCAGCAGAAGGCCGAGAAGCCTAGTCATTGCAGACTTGGGTTGCTCTTCGGGACCCAACACTTTGCTTGTGGTATCTGAGGTTATCATGGCGGTGGAGAAGCTTTGCAGAGAACTGAAGCATGATGATGAGTCTCCAGAATACCAGGTGTTGATGAATGATCTTCCCGGGAACGATTTCAACAACATCTTCAAGTCGCTTGACTTATTCGTAGAGCAGTTAAGTAAACAAGTGGAAGGTGGGGTTGGTCCATGTTACTTCAGTGGGGTTCCTGGTTCTTTCTATGGCAGGATCTTTCCAACCAAGTCTTTGGATTTTGTTCATTCCTCTTACAGCCTTCAATGGCTATCTCAGGTTATCATCTTGTGCCTAACTAGACAGTATGGATTTATGTTTAATTTAAGAGAAATATCAAACATgatcagaatttattattttttataattatttaattattaatttaattttttaatctgctaatttaataacatattttttttatatttttaaatataagtaattaattaataacaaaaaataataaattttgacaattttttatttttttaattaataataattatattaaatatatattaaaaattaattactatattaattattaatataaaatatatattaaaatataaaatatatattaaaaataatttaaataatatatattttaatatttatatataaatacatactATTTTTTAGTTGctattttttttcacaaatcATTGGTTTTAACAACACCCATCAattacatttttccccttttttaaATGTTCAAGAGGGACTGAGTGCCATAAGCGCAGCTAGGGTTACCTGACGTTGCTGAAGTTGCCTTCATTGTGGGAAGCTTAGGGATTTTACTGAAGAAGTTATGGAAACACTACTGTTGAAGTAATCTCACATGGCTTAAATCCCTAataattttcataaatattATGAGTCATCTAAAAATATCCCATCAATCAAATTTTACGCacgtgaaaaaaaaaacccacttttttttataattattcataCTGCTACGTATCCTATTCATCACCTTAATTAATTAGACgctagaaaattttttaaaattagctACACATATACaaagttaatatttaaaatggTATGTGAAATttgacttttaatttaatttaatcttttaatttttaattgattcaaattgtatcataaaattttaaaattttaaaatatgattCAAATAGTTGACCcatttatctattttctatCACAAAAAAATAACGTGACAAAATTAAACGGCGTCATTTTGCATTTTACGCGTAAACGACATTTATTTACTCTtccacttttcttttttttccttttcaatatCTGAACTCCCACCATCCCATTCTTAGTTCTCTCAATCATAGCTTCTCAACTCCGCCTTCTTCATCCTCACCACCACCACTCTCCTCCTCCTCAACAAAACAATTTTATACtctttagttttaaaaattttgcaaGTGTGATAGCTCTCATCAACCTTTCTATCTTATTACAATACAAGATTCTCAATTTTCTCAAGTTAGACAAATCTATGAATTCGTCTTTTTCACTCCAGATGATGTCTAGTCTTTTTAAGCCATATAGAACTAAACATTAAAGATTTTGAAGATGTTAGCGTAAAGAACAGAAACCAGACACACAACATAATTTCTCCAATTTTAGGCAGTATGCACTTTTATCTTCTTCAATAAAAAAGCTTTGAATGACAAAGTTTCACATAAATTTCTGTTCCGCTGTTAAGGAGGAGGAGAgagatggtggtggtggtagtgaGGAGGGTGGTGGAGTTGAAAATATGTTATTGAGTGTGGTGGTAATGGGGTGGTAGGATGGTCTTAcattgaagaggaagagaaagaagtgggagtaaaacgacgtcgtttagGTGTAAATTAAAAAACGATGTCGTTTAATTGTGCCACACTATTTTTTTGTGACGAAAATAGACGGAGATACCAATTTGAGTCACTGTCTTCTAATTTTAGGGTATAATTTGGTTCAACTGAAAATTGGAGGAATAAACTGAATAATGGTAAAATTTTATCGACCATTTTAAGTATTAAttctatatataaaatttaatttttttcaaaaatattatttatatattaaaatcaactactaaaattagttattatatttatatataaataaatatatagtttaatttatttttaatatgtatattatattttaatatatattttatactgatatcataattaattttaaaagttaattttaatacataCCTAACatagttgattttttttttatattgaagtGGGATACCTTTTTTTTCtgatttaagaataaaatattgttGGTTTCTTGTGATTATTGAATAATTAGGTTCCTGAAGGTGTAGTGAACAATAAGGGGAAAATTTACATGGCGAGCACAAGTCCCTCAAACGTCTTCGAGGCCTATTATGAGCAATTTCAAAGAGACTTCTCTTTGTTTCTCAAGTGTCGTGCTGAAGAGGTGGTTGAAGGGGGCTGTATGATTCTAACATTTTTGGGAAGAAGAAGTGATGACCCATCTAGTAAAGAGTGTTGCTACATTTGGGAACTTCTTGCCATGGCTCTTAATGAAATGGTCTTCGAGGTACATCTTTAATTAACCAAAATTAAATCATTTGTAAGTTTATAATGTACACAAACTAATATTACCAACGACAATTTCATGATGCGTATAAATTTTTTgtctaaattatttaaatttgagtGTTGAGAGTGAAAACCTCTTttataaaattgaaaataaatattttataagtgCCACATAATACATCTACTATTATTACTTAGGTACTATATCATTTTTTTCCATAACAATAAATACCTAACTCAAAATAAAAGttgtttatttttatgtggTGGTAAAGGGTAttataaaggaagaagaagtggACAGATTCAACATCCCTCAATACACACCATCCCCATCTGAAGTGAAATCAGAGGTTATGAAAGAAGGCTCATTCAGCATCGATCGCTTAGAGGTTTCTGAAGTACATTGGAATCCTTTTAATGATGATGGCTCCGATGATGGAGGATACCATGTTGCAAACCTCATGCGCTCTGTTGCTGAACCTTTGCTAACCACCCACTTTGGAGAAGCCATAATCGAAGATGCTTTTTGCCGCTACCGAAGAATCTTAACCCGTATTATGTCTAAGGAGACAACTATGTTTATTAATGTCACTGTTTCCATGACACGAACTGCATCATGATTCATGTGCCAACAATATGTTGCCATGGTTCACTTTATTTTGCTAGCACTCCTCATAATAAAATTATGTTCAATTTTGatatattgaaatataaatttttttacacaataatttcttttcattcaaatttatgtttaaatcataaattttaaaattagttattttgttAACGCATAtaacaataaatataaaaatttaagatttaaaatttagtatgactaaaTTTTTAGAGTGATCTCTTAAATTcatagtttttattattttagtctctcaaatataaaattatctatattgattttcaaaatccaattttaaatattatgttGGTCCTTAAATTCTTTTTAGTATGAACTAAACGATGAGGTGGCTCTGATTTGTCATGCTGGATATATGACTAAATAGCGTCATTTTATTTTGAGACTTaaacaaagtaaaaaaaaaattcatatgatATGCAATTCATTatatcttttttcattttttagaacgactttatttttacttatttaaaaactaaaatataaagCTAAAGTGTCATTTAATCATGTATCTAACATAATAAGTTAGAACTAGCTCAACATTTTGTTTGTTGactcaatataaaaaaaatatacaaaaattaatataatatgtGCTGATGAATCTCAAAAATcatcaatataataaaatttaaacctAAACGactaaaataacaaaaatctTGATGAAATTTAGTCGTTTAGTATATGGAAATTAAGTTCTAATAAATATAACTGTTACTATGCCATTTATTACGTTTTACCATccttgtatttattttttatgagtaTACGTGTTACAATATTACTGAAATTTTTTCCTTTCACGTGGGATGCATTAGTTATgtctctttcataattaaaaaaggATTGGATTTAATTTGTTGATAATACTCTGAATAAagattaatttttgtttttatttttttctttttgatataGTTTTTAGAACACCGTTAACTAACaaaaatttacataaataaatagataCATAGGTTCGGAAAGACATGGTCACATGGATTATGGATTGATGATATCATGGAGAAAACATATGATGAAAGACCAAgtgtaaacaaaataaatacaaGAGTTTATTGACATTCTCTTAAGTTGATAATgtgaaacaaattaaaaaatattgaccAAGTGTAAACAACACCGAATATATAATAATAGGCCAGTTGCCTCCAACCCCCAGTTGATTCTTGATGATTATTGCCGAAGCATATTATATAATTGCATTAGAATTCTGATGGAAATCATGGAACTGATTGAGAAATATGGCGTTCATTGTAACGTCTCagttttttaattatatttattatttaattaattaaatttttaataatttaaattttaaattcataataaaatattaaaaaataatgcacttaaaaaattaaattttagtaaatttctattcgataataaataattttttaagatataataataattaattccatatttattaaatttaaattatctttacctgaaataataagaaaattagttttattctttaaatttagtacaaaatcaaattcaaattaaattaaatagataaatctattataaatttatagttaaaaatTGTGTTCGAACCACAATCATCCTAAATTCCTGATATACTAACAATATTTTGTGAATATCTCAAACTGCAGTTATCCGATTGACTTCGTTCAaagtttattttaaatttaactcaATTCTCTATAAATTTGAGTGTAATAActattttcaaattataaatttagaaAACTTTATAGGACTTGCAAAGTGACAATTCGGATTAGATATTTCACCTAAATATGAGTTACATTCTCCTAACATAATATGTACGTACCTAAGAACTATTTGAGTCCTTCCTTTCTCATTCTATTACTCTTTTTTCTATACAAAATATTCTAGGTAATCTATCTTCTATTATCTCTATAAATTGTCATCTATATACTTTCTTCACTTcattataagaaaaataattatctcTTCTCACTTTCTTACTCTTACTTTAAATCCTTtgtcaaattatttataaatttcaCTCATATATTGTTTGAGAAGATATCCTCTCTGAACTATGCAAACTACGAAATATAAAGATTTTCTTTCTATCCCTTAGTCAAAGATTTATACCTACATCAAAATATACACAAAGTCTAGTCATGAAACAAGTCTCTCTTTGCTGATAAATCGTGTCTATTTGTAGTGAAATATATATAGGATTTCTATAACTTCATTGGATGTAGGAGTTTTATACTACTTTTTTTATATGTCATATCTTAAATGTTTTTGAATATGGATGTTAGCATTACATGTCATGATATAATGTCTCTTTATTTCATACACATTAAGCATTATAATAACCATCTTATGTGCATTAAAGAATTGAGAGAATGATcattcggtaagggaaggtgatcattgtaacaccctaccatacaaagTTTTacgcttatatatatatatatatatatatatatatatttgaaagaATATAATATACGAGGAGTCATGAAGAATAGGTAAAACAAAAATCGTAAAattaaaagcgcaacgctcaggAAAAGGATTTCTTGCGTACGAGGAAAGTTAAGGTAcataaacatatatatagacAAAGAGAGTAGAAGGTCAAGGATATAAAATAATCAAGCTCCGACCTCAGCCTGCGAAGCTGAAGCTGAAGCTgagccggagaatatttacatacatacatataagaATTTATAACCCAAAATACTCAAAAGTAACCCTAGTTCTCCATAAACCCCTATGAGGTGCAAAAGTAAAACATAAATACATGAGGAGAGTCTATACATATAATATAGATATAGCAAAATAAAACCAAATATCAAGTCCTAAAATCCCATTTCGCTGTAGAGAACTtcagacgcctaacgagatgtctctcgacctgcatatgaaaaatacaaatatccgtatggaatgagaaccggaggttctcagcatagTAATGGTGCCACAtagataagatataaggtccCGGAAAAGGCATAGACAATTCTAGAACTCCGACACTTagattataaaacttaaataacTAAAACAGAAACCATAAATCAGGGTGGTTCTCTAAGACTTCCTAAACTTAACCAAAACTTTAACTAACCCTCTATCAtccattttcctccaaaacctCCATCTCCAGTGGAATCACACAAACAAGCAAGCAAACAATTACAATCACAATTAGGATACAAGTAATGCAGATAGCACATATAACAATTAAGTATGTTAAAGTCACATAGGCATCAATTAGATCACaagaaaataattcaaatatatgcatatgatgtatgcttGACCTATGACTgctgagtctcatctgtcgatTATTAAGCCAACCCGATAAGTCCGGCTGCTAAATCTTGGACTGTCCCTCGAtgcgcatccccaagagtctatgcatagctttttctcatatATAAATCTTGCTCATTTGGGGATATCCTTCTTGGGAATTTATACATTCTCGGCCACCCTtgcgtcgtagggtcaacagagtatcgagtctcaacctggagcacgtggtagCAAGCCACTGCtctttaccaaaaaaaaaactcatatcTCACATAAAATAAGTGAATAAGTCACTTAAGCATTTATATTCATTCATAATTAGTTCATAATCATTCATTATAGCCATAACATCACCTATACATTATATATTCAAACTTTTCATACATAATTCATCATAATTCAGAGCAAGTGGGGCGAACTACACTTGCATCTACCCGGGAAGCCTCTATACTAACCAACTTGGAGCAAGTGGGGCGAAGCAACCCTTGCGTCTATCTAGGAGTTACGTTCTTGTATACCCAGGAGGAAAAAATGAGGGGATCCTAACCTCCCACCAtctcgctgggggcgattttacAATTCCAGGAGGAACAAAGAAGAGGATCTTCACCTTCCACCATCTCCTGAAGTCTCACTTTCAAGAAAGAGTGCTCAGATATaacatttctttctttctttaatcAGCTTTATAAtataagaaatatatatatatatagatttaGAAGTTCGTAACCATGTTTAAATCACAAAACTACATGTTGCTGAAAATAAGGTGTGTGCGTACACTTGTGCAATTGTTTATAAAGGTGCGTACGCACCAGGAGGTGCGAATGCCCTCAACAAGCAAGCATGTCCATGCGTGTGCCTGCGCATCctgtgtgcgtatgcacattTGCCAAAAACACACAGGATGTGCATGCGCTCCAATGTGTGCGAATGCTCTCAGTATTAGGCATGTCCCTGTGTGTGCGTGTGCACTATAGTGTACGTACGCATGTTTTCTGAAAATCACAGGGTGTGTGTGCGCACAGCGCACGAGTGTGCGTACGCACTAGAGAAAATGTTGGCCCTGCTGGGCGCGTGCGCACAAcagtgtgcgtatgcacacaaACCAGAGGTTCTAGTTTTGCTGTAACTtggaaaattttgttttttgcATAAGATTTTTGACgttcataacttcctctacaaaatttcATTTTTCACGAAATTTATACCATTTTAAAGCTTGTAAAACCATCTTTGTTTTGAAGAAATTTTCATTTCcatccaaaattcaaaactctAGTTATGGGCCGCcgaaattcattaaaaatcaagttttcatccaaaacatcAAACCTCCATTTTTACCACAACAAACTCAATACTAACATTCTATGCATACAAACAACACCACAACATACCATATCACAGTAACACAATCTCCACATCCTACCACAATCCACCATACCTCAATATTACACAATCTCATACATAAATTCGTCAATTAACCAACAACATCATCAATAATTCATCACATATACATATTCATTCTGAACACCATGTCAATCATCATTGAATCATCTTATAGCATTCTATTTTTATCAGCAACATCAATCACTAAACCAATGCTCAACCTATTGCAAGTAGGGGTGTTCGCAGTGCGGTTTGGATTGGTTTTGAGTCAAAATCTCATCCGATCCGAACACTATGATTACTtgcggtgcggtttggattggatgattttttaaaaaaaaatcgatCCTATCCGATCCAATTTTgagcggtttggattggattggatttgtggttttgtaaattaaaaaaattaaatatatataacaagtctcaacatcaaattttaaataaccaATAATGATATAGCAAGTCTtaacaatatcttaaaaaaccaacaataatataacaatagaaataaaattataggttagttaaaataaataaataaatcacattttgaacataaaacacctattaaataataatacataaaaaatataaaaatgtataacaaattgaatatgttataagtataattgtaaacataataataatattataacacattgtgcggtttggattggattagATCGGTTGTGAAAAGTAGATCCGAAATCTGATCCGATCCAGCGgtttgcaaaaaataaaatccaatcaaaTCCGAATTAGTGCGGTTTTAATCGGTTTTCGATTTGGATTGAATTGGATGAGCGGTTTAATTTGGATCGGTTTGGATTTGAACACCCCTAATTGCAATAATTACCATCAAGGTACTAAGCAATtaacatattcatgcattcccACTTATCCTATGATCATCTAACCTAAGTTTTTACgagacattatatattaaatacgagaaattagaaccataccttggctgatTTCCTCGTATAACCCAAAGACAACCCACTAAGCAAGCTCATGAGTTCCACCTCCAAAATCCAGCCTCCACAATTTTCACCAAGCATTCAACATCCACAATTAAGCTTCAATTTCACTACAAGGGAACCGGGAAATAGCGGCGGTTCCTGGAGTGATTTGCGGCGGTTTCCGACCGCCGCGAAACGGGATTCTAGCGGTTTGTTAAGCGTCGCCTATTAGGGGGTGGTTATATGATTTTGCGGCGCTTCTCAGGAACCGCTGGCACAACCACCGCAAAACCCAAGATTAGCGTCGCAATGTTTAGCGGCGGTTTGAAACCGCCGCAATCTGGAAATCTGTGATCGACACGAAATGTTCGGCGGTTTGAAACCGCCGCCGTTTAATGGCCACGGTTTAAAGACTAATGTATTTACCGGCGGTTTGAAAACGTCGCGGTTTAACGGCCAATGATTTTTGAAATGTAACTGGCGGTGGTTTAAAACCGCCGCTATCTCCTAACctgatttttcaaatttctaACGGCTAGTACGCAACCGCCACTATTTTCCGGTCAAATGGCCGCAAAAATACTATTTTGTACACTGGCAATCCACGCTGTTTTTTATTTCAATGTacattttttttcgttttttttaaatCGTTCTTAATATTAGtaagttaaattatttaaaatcccgaaaaataaattgcagggTAAACGACAATAGCAAAAccattaatttaattaatataattatccGAATATCATCAAAGTGTACTCCTTACTAAGAGTTGCATAATCAACAAAATAAAAGTGTATATCTGAAAGAAGAAAAGGTTCCACAATCCTAAGATCTACTTTCTATTCTGTCCCACCAACGCACTCATCCATGTGGCGACGTCTGATGGCAGCTTCCTACCTTGCCCTTGAAGTAGACATAACAAAGCACTCTCCATTGCCTGCATCCTGACCCTCCCAACTGCTACTTCATCCTCCACTGCCTGTCTTTTGGTCTTCTCAGATGCTACTTCATCCTCCACCGCCTATCTTTTAGTCTTCTCGACTGCTACTTCATTCTCCACTGCCTTCCTTTTCAATTAAAGAAATGAAGACTTATTTTGAGTATGGAATACATAGGattgactcattattttgtgcATCTTGTGAGGTTGTAATTATTTTCACCTAAATTCTAATTAGCAGAGGTTGAGGTAAAGATGCCCTGTCTTTGTTAAAAGCCACTAACAGGAGCATGGACTGTTTGGAAATTGTTAGAAAGTCAAAAGAATTGTTAGTATGCTCTTCTAAAATAATGATCAGACAACTATCTTAATAGTTTAATGacaaagagaaaataaaggaaGGAAAAAGGTCAAAGTATGATCCAGAGTTTACAACACTGACAACGACATATGGATATTAGCATTCAAGGGTGATAACTAATAACTGACCTGCTTGTCTGCTCTTTTAGTTATAAGTTCATCCCACGAATATATTGCCAACCCAAACTTTTCAACTTCTTGCTTTTGTTCAGGTGTAACCTTCCCAAAGCTCACAGGCGCTGCACAAAGAAAAAGAGGTGATTGCTTCTTTTTCATGAATATATTTTTCTGTACAAATATCTGAAGGAATGGATAGAATCAAAGGAACTTCTTACTCTTGAGATACTTTGTGGTATTTGGAAATGTCTTCAATAGCTAAAACATTT
The genomic region above belongs to Arachis stenosperma cultivar V10309 chromosome 5, arast.V10309.gnm1.PFL2, whole genome shotgun sequence and contains:
- the LOC130982698 gene encoding S-adenosyl-L-methionine:benzoic acid/salicylic acid carboxyl methyltransferase 3-like encodes the protein MDVAHVLHMNGGDGEASYARNSFLQRKVICLTKGMREEAIRKVYCSRRPRSLVIADLGCSSGPNTLLVVSEVIMAVEKLCRELKHDDESPEYQVLMNDLPGNDFNNIFKSLDLFVEQLSKQVEGGVGPCYFSGVPGSFYGRIFPTKSLDFVHSSYSLQWLSQVPEGVVNNKGKIYMASTSPSNVFEAYYEQFQRDFSLFLKCRAEEVVEGGCMILTFLGRRSDDPSSKECCYIWELLAMALNEMVFEGIIKEEEVDRFNIPQYTPSPSEVKSEVMKEGSFSIDRLEVSEVHWNPFNDDGSDDGGYHVANLMRSVAEPLLTTHFGEAIIEDAFCRYRRILTRIMSKETTMFINVTVSMTRTAS